Proteins found in one Carassius auratus strain Wakin chromosome 12, ASM336829v1, whole genome shotgun sequence genomic segment:
- the LOC113112093 gene encoding nucleoside diphosphate kinase A-like isoform X1 — MGSGVSSAKPPSTPAAQCAKCATAPMSGNEERTFIAIKPDGVQRGLIGEIIKRFEQKGFKLVAMKLIQADEDLLRQHYCDLKDRPFFPGLVSFMSSGPLVAMVWEGFNVIKTGRVMLGETNPVDSKPGTIRGDFCVQVVRNIIHGSDSVESANAEINLWFKPEEICDYTKCQDSWLNG; from the exons ATGGGGTCAGGGGTTTCATCTGCCAAACCCCCCTCCACACCTGCAGCCCAGTGTGCCAAATGTGCGACGGC CCCAATGTCTGGAAATGAAGAGCGCACGTTCATTGCCATCAAGCCTGATGGAGTGCAGAGGGGACTTATCGGAGAGATCATCAAGCGTTTCGAACAGAAGGGCTTCAAGTTAGTTGCTATGAAGTTAATCCAG GCCGATGAGGATCTTCTGAGACAGCACTACTGTGACCTGAAGGATCGTCCTTTCTTCCCAGGGCTTGTCAGTTTCATGTCCTCTGGCCCTTTGGTTGCCATG GTGTGGGAGGGTTTTAACGTTATAAAAACCGGCAGAGTAATGCTCGGTGAGACTAATCCCGTTGACTCCAAGCCTGGGACTATCCGAGGTGACTTTTGTGTTCAGGTTGTCCG GAACATCATTCACGGCAGTGATTCTGTCGAAAGTGCCAACGCCGAGATCAACCTGTGGTTCAAGCCAGAGGAGATCTGTGACTACACCAAATGTCAGGACAGCTGGCTCAATGGCTGA
- the LOC113112093 gene encoding nucleoside diphosphate kinase A-like isoform X2, translating into MSGNEERTFIAIKPDGVQRGLIGEIIKRFEQKGFKLVAMKLIQADEDLLRQHYCDLKDRPFFPGLVSFMSSGPLVAMVWEGFNVIKTGRVMLGETNPVDSKPGTIRGDFCVQVVRNIIHGSDSVESANAEINLWFKPEEICDYTKCQDSWLNG; encoded by the exons ATGTCTGGAAATGAAGAGCGCACGTTCATTGCCATCAAGCCTGATGGAGTGCAGAGGGGACTTATCGGAGAGATCATCAAGCGTTTCGAACAGAAGGGCTTCAAGTTAGTTGCTATGAAGTTAATCCAG GCCGATGAGGATCTTCTGAGACAGCACTACTGTGACCTGAAGGATCGTCCTTTCTTCCCAGGGCTTGTCAGTTTCATGTCCTCTGGCCCTTTGGTTGCCATG GTGTGGGAGGGTTTTAACGTTATAAAAACCGGCAGAGTAATGCTCGGTGAGACTAATCCCGTTGACTCCAAGCCTGGGACTATCCGAGGTGACTTTTGTGTTCAGGTTGTCCG GAACATCATTCACGGCAGTGATTCTGTCGAAAGTGCCAACGCCGAGATCAACCTGTGGTTCAAGCCAGAGGAGATCTGTGACTACACCAAATGTCAGGACAGCTGGCTCAATGGCTGA